From the genome of Leptodactylus fuscus isolate aLepFus1 chromosome 1, aLepFus1.hap2, whole genome shotgun sequence, one region includes:
- the SALL2 gene encoding sal-like protein 2, with translation MSRRKQRKPQQLISDCDNSTSSENGDTGEEVQVCRRCCAQFDEPSEFARHRECCPLNNHVVVIVENQGESNRKSQQTNINEESSSRPSSPESVGSGKQKMVTEQAEREACSQMMDIMKPEMDKKGVGPSQRFLIPNGGLIMEGLSGPKAGLAPMSQEAVPGGQTAAAPINIPMILEELRVLQQRQIHQMQITEQICQQVLMLGSLSMTSSNPPTSPPEKSSTTKSLPIFSPTKQSESIPDSAKIFCRDDISKQSFLHLYNPIGQSFGARSIANLKDKFMDGFCDKSAATISNSPPSQLIAPHAIFPQGLPNLPTGLFVGARVLENAPSLLKQKNNESPRSENQQERASGKHKCRFCAKVFGSDSALQIHLRSHTGERPYKCNICGNRFTTRGNLKVHFHRHKEKYPHIQMNPHPVPEHLDYVLTSNGLPYGMSVPPEKAEEETIEKKPVIPPIMTTDGLNLFSSSGSQGLPPVNKLVLMKSGDVSSALKSPTVCPKAKSDENTPPAERTVTGGTDATGRMQISKLVTSLPSWALLASHFKSGSFPFSYAVDPLGYSETSKLQQLVEKIDKQVTAPNQCVICLRVLSCPRALRLHYNQHGGERPFKCKICGRAFSTKGNLKAHYVGHKSSLSSKLQNSCPICQKKFTNAVTLQQHIRMHLDGQIPNGDITHGDGSKTESTEDKSTPDFSDDMSTDEDSLDASESESEKAALVESEISSIDDDAATSVVKKNEENDISINNNAETVAESEPGTITEGTNEQISSEPHNETGEKTEVDKPVEDVNDKPEADKSSDENKEDSETTRDISEQSPKKNDMHTCNLCSEKMSTKELLEDHIKCHTKDGLFHCLVCKQSFLEASILTKHMLQAHQVSQNFPPQPVGSPKHPSADLPTPAQTFLVSAVKSEVLSPTQTLALVQLPRLTVPSSLSPPLRRSPKQHLCIVCKKTFSSASALQIHERIHTGEKPFSCNMCGRAFTTRGNLKVHMSTHVWNSSSSRRGRRLSLDHLGPLFSGTPVKLQDFLSRDIPTQLVGVSPLTFWNQYTAYLTSGSPSSNGSITSSTAVITPPAFIGLRAAKIGHIPTGGLMEVKEKNPGGTEVLYESSGKEEK, from the exons GGGACACAGGTGAAGAAGTTCAAGTATGCAGAAGATGTTGTGCCCAGTTTGATGAACCTTCAGAATTTGCTAGGCACAGGGAATGCTGCCCGCTTAACAACCATGTTGTAGTAATTGTAGAGAACCAGGGGGAATCCAATCGGAAAAGCCAACAAACCAACATCAATGAGGAGTCTAGCTCCCGCCCTAGCTCCCCAGAAAGTGTTGGGTCAGGAAAACAAAAAATGGTAACTGAACAAGCTGAAAGAGAAGCATGTTCTCAAATGATGGATATTATGAAACCAGAAATGGATAAAAAAGGTGTGGGTCCATCTCAACGATTTCTTATTCCCAATGGGGGATTGATTATGGAAGGTCTCTCTGGACCAAAAGCAGGTCTAGCACCAATGAGTCAGGAAGCTGTCCCTGGAGGCCAGACTGCTGCAGCTCCCATAAACATTCCTATGATCCTGGAAGAATTAAGAGTTCTACAGCAGAGACAGATACATCAAATGCAAATAACAGAGCAAATATGCCAACAGGTACTTATGCTTGGATCTCtttccatgacatcatcaaatcCACCAACATCTCCGCCAGAAAAAAGCAGCACCACAAAATCTTTGCCTATTTTTAGCCCAACAAAACAATCTGAATCCATACCAGACTCTGCAAAAATATTTTGCAGAGATGACATATCCAAACAGTCCTTTCTTCATCTCTACAATCCCATAGGACAGTCATTTGGAGCCAGGAGTATTGCCAATTTGAAAGACAAGTTCATGGATGGGTTCTGTGACAAATCTGCTGCAACTATTTCAAATTCCCCACCGAGCCAACTCATTGCACCACATGCAATTTTTCCACAAGGTTTACCCAATTTACCAACTGGATTATTTGTAGGGGCAAGAGTGCTGGAAAATGCCCCAAGTCTTTTAAAACAGAAAAACAATGAATCACCACGTAGTGAAAATCAACAGGAAAGAGCATCTGGAAAGCATAAGTGCCGTTTTTGTGCAAAGGTTTTTGGCAGTGACAGTGCCCTCCAAATTCATCTGCGGTCTCATACTGGTGAAAGACCATACAAATGCAACATATGTGGAAACCGCTTTACTACTAGAGGCAATCTGAAGGTACATTTCCATCGGCATAAGGAAAAGTACCCTCATATACAAATGAACCCCCATCCAGTTCCTGAGCATCTGGATTATGTTCTGACTAGTAATGGACTACCATATGGCATGTCAGTACCTCCAGAGAAAGCAGAAGAGGAGACAATAGAAAAGAAGCCAGTAATTCCTCCAATAATGACCACTGATGGCTTAAATTTGTTTTCTAGTTCAGGTTCCCAAGGACTGCCACCAGTAAACAAACTGGTACTCATGAAATCTGGAGATGTTTCTTCGGCCCTAAAGAGTCCCACTGTTTGTCCAAAAGCAAAGTCTGATGAAAACACACCACCAGCAGAAAGGACAGTTACAGGAGGAACCGATGCCACGGGAAGGATGCAAATTAGTAAATTGGTTACCTCCCTTCCTAGTTGGGCACTGCTTGCTAGTCACTTTAAGTCTGGAAGCTTCCCATTTTCATATGCTGTAGATCCATTAGGATACTCAGAGACTTCAAAATTACAACAATTGGTAGAAAAAATTGATAAACAAGTAACAGCACCAAATCAGTGTGTCATCTGCTTAAGAGTATTAAGCTGTCCCAGGGCACttagactccattataatcaacATGGAGGAGAAAGGCCATTCAAATGTAAGATATGTGGCCGAGCGTTCTCAACCAAGGGGAATTTAAAAGCCCACTATGTAGGGCATAAGTCGAGTTTATCTTCAAAACTCCAAAATTCTTGTCCTATTTGCCAGAAAAAATTTACTAATGCAGTCACTCTTCAACAACATATAAGGATGCACCTTGATGGGCAGATTCCTAATGGAGACATTACCCATGGAGACGGAAGCAAAACAGAATCAACAGAAGACAAAAGTACACCAGACTTTTCAGACGACATGAGTACCGATGAAGACTCTTTGGATGCCAGTGAATCAGAAAGTGAAAAAGCAGCATTAGTAGAGTCAGAAATATCAAGTATTGATGATGATGCTGCAACCTCTGTCGTGAAGAAGAATGAGGAGAATGACATATCAATTAACAACAATGCTGAAACTGTTGCTGAATCAGAACCAGGCACAATCACTGAAGGAACCAATGAACAAATAAGTAGTGAGCCACACAATGAAACAGGAGAGAAAACTGAGGTGGATAAACCGGTGGAAGATGTCAATGACAAACCTGAAGCTGATAAAAGCAGCGATGAAAACAAAGAAGATTCAGAAACTACAAGAGATATATCAGAGCAAAGTCCTAAAAAGAACGACATGCATACATGTAATCTCTGTTCTGAAAAAATGTCCACCAAGGAGTTATTGGAGGACCATATCAAATGCCACACCAAAGATGGGCTGTTCCATTGCTTAGTTTGCAAGCAGAGCTTCCTGGAGGCATCCATACTGACGAAGCATATGCTACAAGCACACCAGGTGAGCCAAAACTTCCCTCCTCAGCCAGTCGGCAGCCCCAAACACCCAAGTGCAGATTTGCCAACTCCAGCCCAAACATTTCTGGTGAGCGCAGTGAAGAGTGAAGTATTAAGCCCAACCCAGACATTGGCATTGGTCCAGCTTCCACGGCTGACGGTGCCCTCTTCCCTGTCCCCTCCTTTGAGACGCAGCCCTAAGCAGCATCTGTGCATAGTATGTAAGAAGACGTTCTCCTCGGCCAGTGCTTTGCAAATACATGAAAGgatacacacaggagagaagcctttttcCTGCAATATGTGTGGAAGGGCGTTCACCACACGGGGGAACCTAAAG GTCCATATGAGTACACATGTATGGAACAGCAGCTCTTCCAGAAGAGGAAGGCGTCTCTCTCTAGATCATCTTGGTCCCTTGTTCTCAGGAACCCCAGTGAAGCTACAAGACTTCCTGTCCAGAGATATTCCTACACAACTGGTTGGAGTTAGCCCATTAACATTCTGGAACCAATATACTGCATATCTTACCAGCGGCTCTCCATCATCGAATGGTAGCATTACCTCTTCAACCGCTGTCATTACGCCTCCAGCTTTTATTGGCTTGCGAGCAGCTAAAATTGGGCACATTCCTACAGGAGGGCTAAtggaagtaaaagaaaaaaatccaggtGGTACGGAGGTTTTATACGAGAGCTCAGGAAAAGAGGAGAAATAG
- the METTL3 gene encoding N(6)-adenosine-methyltransferase catalytic subunit METTL3, whose product MSDTWSSIQAHKKQLDYLRERLQRRRKDVSSQLVLDLQNPDAGLAPSFRSDSPVPSGASQPPKGATEVTPDPELERKLLHHLSDLSLVLPADSVSIQQAITMPDFSVSRQAVESLLQKFAAQELIEVKGGEQEDDDRPTVVTFADHSKLSAMMGAVSERKAPTIAPGTKKRRIQESESSASSSSPSAAGTSKEKKVSEPQKKARKNASHVDLEIESLLSQQSTKEQQSKKVSQEILELLNTSTAKEQSIVEKFRSRGRAQVQEFCDYGTKEECMRASGVDTPCKKLHFRRIINIHTDESLGDCSFLNTCFHMDTCKYVHYEIDAYVEPVGTTTGSESTPNQDMPLVKGVGDASVGRLFPSQWIRCDIRYLDMSILGKFSVVMADPPWDIHMELPYGTLTDDEMRKLQIPVLQDDGFLFLWVTGRAMELGRECLKLWGYERVDEIIWVKTNQLQRIIRTGRTGHWLNHGKEHCLVGVKGNPQGFNQGLDCDVIVAEVRSTSHKPDEIYGMIERLSPGTRKIELFGRPHNVQPNWITLGNQLDGIHLLDPDVVARFKQQYPDGVISKPKNM is encoded by the exons ATGTCAGACACATGGAGCTCTATCCAGGCTCACAAGAAGCAGCTGGACTATCTGCGGGAGAGGCTGCAGCGGAGGCGGAAAGATGTCAGCTCTCAGCTGGTCCTCG ATCTGCAGAACCCGGATGCAGGACTGGCTCCATCGTTTCGCAGTGACAGCCCAGTCCCATCAGGGGCTTCACAGCCTCCTAAGGGAGCCACAGAGGTGACCCCAGACCCTGAACTAGAGAGAAAGCTCCTGCACCATCTGTCAGACCTGTCCCTGGTCCTGCCAGCAGACTCTGTGTCCATACAGCAGGCCATCACCATG CCAGATTTTTCTGTTTCGAGGCAAGCTGTTGAAAGCCTTTTACAGAAATTTGCAGCTCAAGAACTGATTGAAGTAAAAGGTGGCGAGCAGGAAGATGATGACCGACCCACTGTAGTAACTTTTGCTGACCACTCTAAGCTTTCGGCTATGATGGGAGCTGTTTCAGAAAGAAAAGCCCCAACCATTGCACCAGgaacaaaaaaaagaagaattcAGGAAAGTGAATCTTCAGCTTCTTCTTCGTCCCCATCTGCTGCTGGTACTTCAAAGGAGAAAAAAGTATCAGAGCCACAAAAGAAGGCAAGAAAGAACGCATCTCATGTGGACCTGGAAATCGAGAGTTTGTTAAGTCAGCAGTCCACCAAGGAGCAGCAAAGCAAAAAG GTAAGCCAAGAAATCCTAGAGCTTCTGAACACTAGCACGGCGAAGGAACAGTCTATTGTGGAGAAGTTCCGCTCTCGTGGGAGGGCTCAGGTCCAGGAGTTCTGCGATTATGGCACGAAAGAAGAGTGTATGAGAGCATCTGGGGTGGACACTCCTTGTAAGAAGCTTCATTTCAG GCGCATCATAAACATACACACAGATGAATCTCTCGGTGATTGCTCCTTTCTCAATACGTGTTTTCACATGGACACTTGTAAATATGTTCACTATGAGATTGATGCATATGTAGAGCCTGTTGGAACCACAACAGGATCTGAGTCCACTCCAAACCAGGATATGCCTCTGGTTAAAGGTGTGGGAGATGCAAGTGTAGGACGTCTGTTCCCCTCACAG TGGATTCGTTGTGACATTCGATACCTGGACATGAGCATCTTGGGAAAGTTCTCCGTAGTAATGGCTGACCCACCATGGGACATTCACATGGAGTTGCCTTATGGTACTTTGACTGATGATGAGATGAGGAAACTCCAGATCCCAGTGCTGCAGGACGATGGATTTCTCTTTCTTTGGGTCACTGGCAG GGCTATGGAACTGGGCCGAGAATGCCTGAAGTTGTGGGG ATATGAGCGAGTGGATGAAATAATTTGGGTGAAAACAAACCAGTTACAGCGAATTATTCGAACTGGACGCACTGGCCATTGGCTGAATCATGGCAAAGAACATTGTCTG GTTGGTGTGAAAGGAAACCCTCAAGGATTTAACCAGGGCTTAGACTGTGATGTTATCGTGGCTGAG GTCCGTTCTACCAGTCACAAACCTGATGAGATTTATGGGATGATTGAACGGCTTTCTCCTGGGACTCGTAAGATTGAGCTATTTGGACGACCGCATAATGTGCAGCCAAACTG